The Streptomyces sp. NBC_00569 genomic sequence GCCCCGTCGCCGAAAAGGTCCCGGCACCGGGTGAGGTCCTGGAGTACGAAGTACAGGTCGGTGCGCAGGAAGACCAGGAGCTGGAAGGGAAGCGGCAGCAGGGCCAGCAGCGTCAGCGCGGAGAGCAACCGGTGGAGCGTCGTGCCCGGATCCGCGAGGGAGGCGGCCAGGACCCCCGTCGCGGCAACGGCCAGATTGGTGGCGATACCGGCCAGATAGGCGGTCAGCCGGTGCCGCCGGGGCGCGAGTTCGATACCGCTGATGTCCGTCTGCACCACGAGGAACTGCAACCGTGTGCCCAGCCGCATCCGGCCGGGCACACCGGTGGCCCGAGCCACCAACAGATGGGCGCACTCGTGCACCAGGAGCAGCGTCCAGCCCGCGGCGGCGCTCATGCCGATGACCAGGTCACGAGTCAGCCGGAGTTCCTTCCCGTGACGGGCGAGGGCCGGGACCCGATGCCCGAGTCGCAGGCCCTGGTGCGGCTCATCGACGAGCTGCGTCCCGCCGTCCAGTTCTCGCTGCACGGCGTCGAAGTCGGCGGTTCCTTCCTGCAGTTGACGCGCCAGGTCCCCGGTGCGGCAGAGGTTTTCCGTGGGGTGGCTGCCCGTCAGCGCATCCCTCTCGAGCTGCGCCCGTTCGACGGCATGGGCTGGTACGTCGACGCCCCCGGCGTGCTCGTGCTGCCCGGGGCACAGGCCGCCGACGAACGCGATCCGACGGGTTTCACGTCCGAGGCCACCTGGACGTACGCCATGCGGCACGGGACGGTCTCCGCCGTCGTCGAGACGCCGTACTGGGCCGTGCCCGCGGTGAGTGACGCGCGCCCCACGGCCGGCACCCGTGAGCGTGAACTCGCCCGGCTCGGCGAGCTGTTGCTGAGCCGGACCAAGCAGCTCGAAGCGGTACTCGGGGAGTGCACCTCCCGGGTGCCCGAAGAGCGGCTGCCCTTCCTTGCCGCAGCCAAGGAACTCATCGAGGTCGCCCCGGGCATCGTCGACACCTGGACGTCGTACGACGCGCGCGAACTCGGTGCCGCCGACCTCGCCGCCACCGTCGGCAACTCCGTCTCCCTCGGCATCTCCGCACGCCGCACCCCGCTGCGCGCCGCGGCCATGCTGCGCGGCGCCCTCGGTGAGCGGCCGGCCCCCGCGGACGCGGCCGTCGCGACCCGGCTCGACGGCCTGGTCGGTGACTGGTGCCAGGACATGGAGCGGCAGTACGAGCCCCGCTGGGTGCCGCTGACTGCGCAGACGAACCTGCACACGCAGACCATGCTGGGGGTCGCCCGGGCGGCGGCCTGAGGACGCGGCAAAGGAGGAGGGGCGCCCCGCACGCGGCGGGGCGCCCCTCCTGGACCAGGTGGTGACGTACTACGCGTCAGCCCCCTGCGCCCGCAGCGCGCGCTCCACGCCCGCTCGGGATTCCGAGACCAGGCGGCGCAGGGCCGCGTTCGGTTCGGCTGCCGTGAGCCAGGTGTCCGTCGCGTCCAGGGTGGACTGCGAGACCTGGATCGCCGGGTAGAGGCCGACCGCCACCTGCTGGGCCATCTCGTGGGAGCGGGACTCCCACACGTCCTTGACCGCGGCGAAGTACTTCTCCGTGTACGGGGCGAGCAGCTCGCGCTGGTCGGTCTGGACGAAGCCGGCGATGACCGCCTCCTGGACCGCGTTCGGGAGCTTGTCGGACTCGACGACCGACGCCCAGGCCTCCGCCTTCGCCTCGGCGGTGGGGCGCGCCGCGCGGGCCGTCGCCGCGTGGCGCTCGCCCGCCGCGGTCCGGTCCCGCTCGTACTCCGCCACGATCTCCGCCTCGTCGTAGCGGCCGACCGCCGCGAGCCGCTCCACGAACGCCCAGCGCAGCTCCGTGTCGACGGCCAGGCCCTCGACGGTCTGCGTTCCTTCGAGGAGCGCCTCGAGCACGTCGAGCTGCTCCGGTGTGCGGGCCGTCGCCGCGAACGCGCGGGCCCACGCCAGCTGGTGGTCGCTGCCCGCCTCCGCTGCCCGCAGGTGCGCCAGCGTCGCCTCGGTCCAGGTCGTCAGCGCCGCGTCGCGTCCCACAGGGGCCGAGTACAGGTCGATGGCCAGCTTCACCTGGCGGTGCAGGGACTGCACGACGCCGATGTCCGTCTCCTTGCCGATGCCCGACAGGACCAGCTCCAGGTAGGCGCTGGTGGGCAGTTCGGCGTCGCGCGTCATGTCCCACGCCGACGCCCAGCACAGGGCGCGCGGCAGGGAGGACTCGAAGTCGCCGAGGTGCTCGGTGACGAACGCGAGCGACTCCTCGTCCAGGCGGACCTTCGCGTACGACAGGTCGTCGTCGTTGAGGAGGATCACGGCCGGGCGGCGCTTGCCGGCGAGCTGCGGGACCTGGGTCAGCTCGGTGGCCGTGACGTCCAGCTCGATGCGGTCGACGCGTACGAGCTTGCCGCCCGCGGCGCCGGCGCCCGGAGCGGACAGGTCGTACAGACCGATCGCGATGCGGTGCGGGCGCAGCGTCGGCTCGCCCTTGGCGCCGGCGGGGAGCGCGGGCGCCTCCTGCCGGATGGCGAAGGACGTGATGACGCCGTTCGCGTCCGTCTCGATCTCCGGGCGCAGGACGTTGATGCCGGCCGTCTGGAGCCAGGCCTTCGCCCACGCCGTCAGGTCGCGCCCGCTGGTCTCCTCCAGCGCGCCGAGCAGGTCGGACAGGCGCGTGTTCCCGAACGCGTGGCGCTTGAAGTACGCCTGCACGCCCTGGAAGAACTCGTCCATGCCGACGTACGCGACGAGCTGCTTGAGGACGCTGGCGCCCTTGGCGTACGTGATGCCGTCGAAGTTGACGAGGACGTCGTCGAGGTCGCGGATCTCGGCCATGATCGGGTGCGTCGAGGGCAGCTGGTCCTGCCGGTACGCCCACGTCTTCATGGAGTTGGCGAACGTCGTCCACGAGTGCGGCCAGCGGCTGCCGGGGGCGTACGCCTGGCAGGCGATGGACGTGTACGTGGCGAACGACTCGTTCAGCCAGAGGTCGTTCCACCACTCCATCGTCACGAGGTCGCCGAACCACATGTGGGCCAGCTCGTGCAGGATCGTCTCCGCACGCACCTCGTACGCCGCGTCCGTCACCTTCGAACGGAACACGTACTGGTCGCGGATGGTGACCGCGCCCGCGTTCTCCATCGCCCCCGCGTTGAACTCCGGCACGAAGAGCTGGTCGTACTTGTCGAACGGGTACGCGTAGTCGAACTTCTCCTGGAACCAGTCGAAGCCCTGCCGCGTGACCTCGAAGATCGCGTCCGAGTCGAGGAACTCGGCGAGCGAGGGCCGGCAGTAGATGCCGAGCGGCACGGACTGCCCGTCCGCGCCCTCGTACGAGGAGTGCACCGCGTGGTACGGGCCGACGATCAGGGCCGTGATGTACGTGGAGATGCGCGGCGTCGGCTCGAAGTGCCAGACAGTCCCGTCGGGACCCTTCGGCTCCGGGGTGGCGGAGTTGGAGACGACCGTCCAGCCCGCCGGTGCCTTCACGGTGAACTGGAAGGTCGCCTTGAGGTCCGGCTGCTCGAAGGAGGCGAAGACGCGGCGCGCGTCCGGCACCTCGAACTGCGTGTACAGATAGGCCTGCTGGTCGACCGGGTCGACGAAGCGGTGCAGACCCTCACCCGTGTTGGTGTACGCGCAGTCGGCGACGACCCGCAGCTCGTTCGCCCCCGCCTTCAGGTGCTTGAGCTCGATCCGCGAGTCGCGGAACACGGCGGCGACATCGAGCGAGTGCCCGTTCAGGACGACCTCGTGGACCGCCGGGGCGACCAGGTCGATGAACGTGTGCGCGCCCGCCTCGGCGCTCTCGAACCGCACGCCGGTCACGGACCGGTAGGTGCCGCCCTCCTGCGCTCCCGAGAGGTCCAGCTCGATCTCGTACGACTCGACATCGAGCAGTTTCGCCCGCTGCTGCGCCTCTTCACGGGTCAGATTGGTGCCAGGCACGCGGTCATCTCCTAGATCCGGTCTACGTTTTTGACGTTTCCGGTCATCCTTCCACGAGGGAAGCGGAGAGCGCGATGTCCGTTTTCCGCCGGTGGTCCCGCGCGCGCGGGACGAGCCTGGAGTACATGACCACGTACACCGCACAGCCCATCGCACCGGCCGCTCTCAAGGAGCTGCGGGACACCGACGACGCGGGCCGCCCCTGCGTCGCGTTCACCGCCACCGACGACGCGGCCGTCGGATCCCCGCTGCGCTGCTGTCTGCGCTCCGTCGAGCCCGGCGAGCGGATCGCGCTCGTCTCGTACGCGCCGCTGCGCCGCTGGAGCGAGGCCACGGGCGCGCACCCGGGCGCGTACGACGAGCAGGGCCCGGTCTTCATCCACGCCGACGACTGCGGCGGACCGGCCGCGGACGCCGCCGGCTACCCCTTCGACCGGCCCGGCGCCCTGCGCACCGTGCGCCGCTACGACGCCGAGGGGCACATCGTCGGCGGACGCCTCCTGGAGATCCCCGAGGACGCAACGGCCGGCTTCGACGCGGCGTTCGCCGAGGCGTTCGGCGACCCGCACGTGGCGCTCGTCCACGTGCGGGCCCTCGAATACGGCTGCTTCCAGTTCGAGGTGCGCAGGCCGCGGTAGAACCGCCGCGCGTCCGCGGCGGCCGGGCGTCAGCCCTTGAGCTCGGCCGCCACCAGCTCCGCGATCTGCACCGCGTTCAGCGCGGCGCCCTTGCGGAGGTTGTCGTTCGAGACGAACAGCGACAGACCGTTCTCCACGGTCTCGTCACCGCGGATGCGGCCCACGTACGAGGCGTCCTGGCCCGCGGCCTGGAGCGGCGTGGGGATCTCGGAGAGCGCGACGCCGGGGGCGCCCGCGAGGAGCTCCGTGGCGCGCTCGACGGAGAGCGGACGGGCGAAGCGGGCGTTGATCTGGAGCGAGTGGCCCGAGAAGACCGGCACGCGCACGCAGGTGCCGGAGACCTTGAGGCCCGGGATCTCGAGGATCTTGCGGGACTCGTTGCGGAGCTTCTGCTCCTCGTCCGTCTCGTTCAGACCGTCGTCGACGATGGAGCCGGCCAGCGGCAGCACGTTGAACGCGATGGGCCGCTTGTAGACCTGGGGCTCGGGGAACTCGACGGCGGAGCCGTCGTGCGTGAGCTTGTCCGCCTCGGCGACGACCTTCTGCGCCTGGCCATGCAGCTCGGCGACGCCCGCGAGGCCCGAGCCGGAGACCGCCTGGTAGGTGGCGACGACCAGCGCTTCGAGGCCGGCCTCCTCGTGCAGCGGACGAAGGACCGGCATCGCGGCCATCGTCGTGCAGTTCGGGTTGGCGATGATGCCCTTGGGGCGGTCCGCGATCGCGTGCGGGTTGACCTCGGAGACGACCAGCGGGACCTCGGGGTCCTTGCGCCAGGCCGACGAGTTGTCGATCACGACCGCGCCCTGGGCCGCGACCTTCTCGGCGAGCGCCTTGGAGGTGCTTCCACCGGCGGAGAAGATGACGATGTCGAGGCCCGTGTAGTCGGCCGTCGAGGCGTCCTCCACCGTCACACCGTCGATGACCGTCCCGGCCGAGCGGGCCGAGGCGAACAGGCGCAGCTCGTCGACCGGGAAGTCCCGCTCGACGAGGATCTTGCGCACGACCGTGCCGACCTGACCGGTGGCTCCGACGATTCCGACCTTCACAGGGTTTTCCTCCGTACGTACACGAACAGAACAGCGGGGGTGCCGCTCCATGATGCGTCTGTCCCCGGCCGCCTTGTCCAATCCATTGTCCGGGGTGCGGGACGCCACATTCATCCCTGTCTCACGGTGCGAACGTTTCGCCCGGTCCCGGCGTCCTAGGGGAAACGCGGGAGAGCCAGGGGGAGGGGAGGGGCATTGCTGCGCAGAAGAACGCGCCGCGCGGAGGCGGCCGATCCGCTGGATGCCGCACAGGAGGACCGGGTGCGGGCCGTCCTGTCGCTGGGCGGGGTGCCGCACGGCGACCTTCAGGACGGCGTGCAGCAGGTGCGGCTGCGGCTGCTGGAACGGGCCGCGCGGGGCGACGAGGCACCGCGCGACGTGTCGGCGTGGGCCGCCGTCGTCGCCTCGAACCTGGCGATGGACTGGCACCGGGCGCGCCGCCGCCAGGAACGGCTCGGAGAGCGCCTCGCCTCGCTGCGCCAGGAACAGCCCGCGCAGGACGGCGCCGAGTCGCGCGTCCTGTCGCTGGCGGTGGCGCAGGGCCTGGACGAGCTGCCGGACACCCAGCGCCAGGTCGTCGTGCTGCGCTTCTACGCGGATCTCCCGGTACGGGCGATAGCCGAGGAGCTGGGCATCCCGGAGGGCACGGTCAAGAGCAGGCTGCACACGGCGGTACGGATGCTGCGGGCGCGGCTGCGCGAAGGGGAGGTGGTGTGACATGG encodes the following:
- the pepN gene encoding aminopeptidase N, producing the protein MPGTNLTREEAQQRAKLLDVESYEIELDLSGAQEGGTYRSVTGVRFESAEAGAHTFIDLVAPAVHEVVLNGHSLDVAAVFRDSRIELKHLKAGANELRVVADCAYTNTGEGLHRFVDPVDQQAYLYTQFEVPDARRVFASFEQPDLKATFQFTVKAPAGWTVVSNSATPEPKGPDGTVWHFEPTPRISTYITALIVGPYHAVHSSYEGADGQSVPLGIYCRPSLAEFLDSDAIFEVTRQGFDWFQEKFDYAYPFDKYDQLFVPEFNAGAMENAGAVTIRDQYVFRSKVTDAAYEVRAETILHELAHMWFGDLVTMEWWNDLWLNESFATYTSIACQAYAPGSRWPHSWTTFANSMKTWAYRQDQLPSTHPIMAEIRDLDDVLVNFDGITYAKGASVLKQLVAYVGMDEFFQGVQAYFKRHAFGNTRLSDLLGALEETSGRDLTAWAKAWLQTAGINVLRPEIETDANGVITSFAIRQEAPALPAGAKGEPTLRPHRIAIGLYDLSAPGAGAAGGKLVRVDRIELDVTATELTQVPQLAGKRRPAVILLNDDDLSYAKVRLDEESLAFVTEHLGDFESSLPRALCWASAWDMTRDAELPTSAYLELVLSGIGKETDIGVVQSLHRQVKLAIDLYSAPVGRDAALTTWTEATLAHLRAAEAGSDHQLAWARAFAATARTPEQLDVLEALLEGTQTVEGLAVDTELRWAFVERLAAVGRYDEAEIVAEYERDRTAAGERHAATARAARPTAEAKAEAWASVVESDKLPNAVQEAVIAGFVQTDQRELLAPYTEKYFAAVKDVWESRSHEMAQQVAVGLYPAIQVSQSTLDATDTWLTAAEPNAALRRLVSESRAGVERALRAQGADA
- a CDS encoding DUF1203 domain-containing protein, coding for MTTYTAQPIAPAALKELRDTDDAGRPCVAFTATDDAAVGSPLRCCLRSVEPGERIALVSYAPLRRWSEATGAHPGAYDEQGPVFIHADDCGGPAADAAGYPFDRPGALRTVRRYDAEGHIVGGRLLEIPEDATAGFDAAFAEAFGDPHVALVHVRALEYGCFQFEVRRPR
- a CDS encoding aspartate-semialdehyde dehydrogenase, translated to MKVGIVGATGQVGTVVRKILVERDFPVDELRLFASARSAGTVIDGVTVEDASTADYTGLDIVIFSAGGSTSKALAEKVAAQGAVVIDNSSAWRKDPEVPLVVSEVNPHAIADRPKGIIANPNCTTMAAMPVLRPLHEEAGLEALVVATYQAVSGSGLAGVAELHGQAQKVVAEADKLTHDGSAVEFPEPQVYKRPIAFNVLPLAGSIVDDGLNETDEEQKLRNESRKILEIPGLKVSGTCVRVPVFSGHSLQINARFARPLSVERATELLAGAPGVALSEIPTPLQAAGQDASYVGRIRGDETVENGLSLFVSNDNLRKGAALNAVQIAELVAAELKG
- a CDS encoding sigma-70 family RNA polymerase sigma factor — encoded protein: MLRRRTRRAEAADPLDAAQEDRVRAVLSLGGVPHGDLQDGVQQVRLRLLERAARGDEAPRDVSAWAAVVASNLAMDWHRARRRQERLGERLASLRQEQPAQDGAESRVLSLAVAQGLDELPDTQRQVVVLRFYADLPVRAIAEELGIPEGTVKSRLHTAVRMLRARLREGEVV